In the genome of Bradyrhizobium arachidis, one region contains:
- a CDS encoding bifunctional diguanylate cyclase/phosphodiesterase: MIPALPQASDILAALGQAVFAWDIASDAIAWGDQVGAVFPGIPTERLATGAEFAKLIEPSQSLRTASLTQTSAVHGADGTPYRVEYGVRMSAADPVVWIEETGRWFAGADGRPTRAIGSIRINNERHARDEELTRLARLDPLTGELNRSHLIAALAESIEETTRFRSTAAFMLVGIDHLARVNDAFGFDVADAVILDVAKRIRARLRGGDVLGRFSGNKFGLILKNCTVDDMNVAAERFLAGIRDEVVPTKSGPVSVTASIGAVSVPRYARSTDEAVNRAHETLDAAKRRRAGSFAAWRPDAARDAQRRVNIRVTDEIVTALNERRIRLAYEPVVAAASRERAFHECLVRMDQGDGQVLLAPDIVPVAERLGLIRLVDHRVLELVVAELAAAPGICLSLNISPDTTMDPDWWAGIESLMQAHPGVAERLIVEITETVAIQDIDDVRAFVGRLKHFGSRIAIDDFGAGYTSFRNLRKLGVDIVKIDGAFVQNITHSADDRAFVQTLIDLARRLDIKTVAEWVQDEEAANMLRDWGCDYIQGRLIGLASADRPWGAPPDSALPAAVEVR; this comes from the coding sequence TTGATCCCCGCATTGCCGCAAGCCTCCGACATCCTGGCCGCGCTTGGCCAAGCCGTATTCGCCTGGGACATCGCCAGTGACGCCATTGCCTGGGGCGACCAAGTCGGCGCGGTCTTCCCCGGTATCCCCACTGAGCGGCTCGCCACCGGCGCTGAATTCGCCAAGTTGATCGAGCCTTCGCAGTCGCTGCGGACCGCCTCGCTGACCCAGACCTCCGCGGTGCACGGCGCCGACGGCACGCCCTACCGGGTCGAGTATGGTGTGCGCATGAGCGCCGCCGATCCCGTGGTCTGGATCGAAGAGACCGGCCGCTGGTTCGCCGGCGCCGATGGCCGCCCCACGCGCGCGATCGGCTCCATCCGCATCAACAATGAGCGTCACGCCCGCGACGAGGAGCTGACGAGGCTCGCTCGGCTCGATCCGCTGACCGGCGAGTTGAACCGCTCGCATCTGATCGCGGCGCTGGCCGAGTCGATCGAGGAGACGACCCGCTTCCGCTCGACCGCCGCCTTCATGCTGGTGGGCATCGATCATCTCGCCCGCGTCAACGACGCCTTCGGCTTCGACGTCGCCGACGCTGTCATTCTCGACGTCGCCAAGCGCATCCGCGCGCGGCTGCGCGGCGGCGATGTGCTCGGGCGCTTCTCCGGCAACAAGTTCGGCCTGATCCTGAAGAACTGCACCGTCGACGACATGAACGTTGCCGCCGAACGCTTCCTCGCCGGCATCCGCGACGAGGTGGTGCCGACCAAATCCGGGCCGGTCTCGGTCACGGCCTCGATCGGCGCGGTCAGCGTGCCGCGCTACGCCCGCAGCACCGACGAGGCGGTCAATCGAGCCCATGAGACGCTGGATGCCGCCAAGCGGCGCCGCGCCGGCTCGTTCGCGGCCTGGCGTCCGGATGCCGCGCGCGACGCGCAGCGCCGCGTCAACATCCGCGTCACCGACGAGATCGTGACCGCGCTGAACGAGCGTCGGATCAGGCTCGCCTATGAGCCGGTGGTCGCGGCCGCCTCGCGCGAGCGCGCATTCCACGAATGCCTGGTGCGGATGGATCAGGGCGACGGCCAGGTGCTGCTCGCGCCCGACATCGTGCCGGTCGCCGAGCGCCTCGGCCTGATCCGCCTGGTCGATCACCGCGTGCTCGAGCTCGTGGTCGCCGAGCTTGCGGCGGCGCCCGGCATCTGCCTCAGCCTCAACATCTCGCCGGATACGACCATGGATCCGGACTGGTGGGCCGGAATCGAATCGCTGATGCAGGCCCATCCCGGCGTTGCCGAACGGCTGATCGTCGAGATCACCGAGACTGTCGCGATCCAGGACATCGACGATGTCCGCGCCTTCGTCGGGCGGCTCAAGCATTTCGGCAGCCGCATCGCCATCGATGATTTCGGCGCCGGCTACACCTCGTTCCGCAACCTGCGCAAGCTCGGCGTCGATATCGTCAAGATCGACGGCGCCTTCGTGCAGAACATCACCCATTCCGCCGACGACCGCGCCTTCGTGCAGACCCTGATCGACCTCGCCCGCCGTCTCGACATCAAGACCGTCGCCGAATGGGTGCAGGACGAGGAGGCCGCAAACATGCTGCGCGACTGGGGCTGCGACTACATCCAGGGCCGCCTGATCGGCCTCGCCTCAGCCGACCGCCCATGGGGCGCACCGCCGGACAGCGCGCTGCCTGCGGCGGTTGAGGTGCGGTAG
- a CDS encoding polyprenyl synthetase family protein, with protein sequence MTGTSPSDFAKRLDKTADDTEALLGRLLSDDILHDEIARPKRLMDAMRYSSLNGGKRLRPFLVVESAAVFGVPREAALLAGAALECIHCYSLIHDDLPAMDNSDLRRGRPTLHKKTDDATAILAGDGLLTLAFDIITRDEIHRDANVRLLLTRALARCAGIGGMVGGQILDLAGEGRFGGNEPIDVARIQQMKTGALLRYGCIAGAILGQASQKEYQALDDYGRALGEAFQIADDLLDVEGDAAALGKPAGADAALGKTTFVTQLGIEGAKQRVRDLLARADSAVSIFGDRAAVLQAAARFVAERKS encoded by the coding sequence ATGACCGGCACGTCCCCGTCCGATTTCGCCAAACGTCTGGACAAGACCGCTGATGATACCGAGGCCCTGCTCGGGCGCCTGCTGTCGGACGACATCCTGCACGATGAGATCGCCCGGCCCAAGCGACTGATGGACGCAATGCGCTATTCGAGCCTCAACGGCGGCAAGCGCCTGCGGCCGTTCCTGGTGGTCGAGAGCGCGGCCGTGTTCGGCGTGCCCCGCGAAGCGGCGCTGCTCGCCGGCGCCGCGCTCGAATGCATCCATTGCTATTCGCTGATCCATGACGACCTGCCGGCGATGGACAATTCGGACCTGCGCCGCGGCCGCCCCACCCTGCACAAGAAGACCGATGACGCCACCGCGATCCTCGCTGGCGACGGGCTCCTGACGCTCGCCTTCGACATCATCACCCGCGACGAGATCCATCGCGACGCCAATGTGCGCCTGCTGCTAACGCGCGCGCTGGCGCGCTGCGCCGGCATCGGCGGCATGGTCGGCGGCCAGATCCTCGATCTCGCCGGCGAAGGCCGCTTTGGCGGCAACGAGCCGATCGATGTCGCCCGCATTCAGCAGATGAAGACCGGCGCGCTGCTGCGTTACGGCTGCATCGCCGGCGCGATCCTCGGCCAGGCCTCGCAGAAGGAATATCAGGCGCTCGACGATTACGGCCGCGCGCTCGGCGAAGCCTTCCAGATCGCCGACGACCTGCTCGACGTCGAAGGCGATGCGGCTGCGCTCGGCAAGCCGGCCGGTGCCGATGCTGCGCTCGGCAAGACCACCTTCGTCACCCAGCTCGGCATCGAAGGCGCCAAGCAGCGCGTGCGCGACCTGCTCGCGCGCGCCGACAGCGCGGTGTCGATCTTCGGCGATCGCGCCGCCGTGCTGCAGGCCGCCGCGCGGTTTGTGGCCGAACGGAAGAGCTAA
- the rpmF gene encoding 50S ribosomal protein L32: MAVPRRKTSPSRRGMRRSADAIKKPTYVEDKDSGELRRPHHLDLKTGMYKGRQVLKKKES; encoded by the coding sequence ATGGCCGTTCCGAGAAGAAAAACCTCGCCGTCGCGCCGTGGCATGCGCCGCTCGGCAGACGCCATCAAGAAGCCGACCTATGTGGAAGACAAGGACTCCGGCGAGCTCCGTCGTCCGCACCATCTCGACCTCAAGACCGGCATGTACAAGGGCCGTCAGGTCCTGAAGAAGAAAGAGTCCTGA
- the mtgA gene encoding monofunctional biosynthetic peptidoglycan transglycosylase gives MRIVKILLALLAIVVLMPYVITPFYRIGHPVSTLMAWRSLRGAPMQREWIDLADMSPYLPRAVVAAEDAHFCKHHGIDWGALREAIDDAREDGTAFRGASTITQQVAKNLFLWQGRDFVRKALEFPLALWIDLVLPKARILEIYLNIAELGPQGQFGVEAASAYAFGKSAENLSPREAALLASILPNPVKRSARTPGPGVRRLAATYMARGQATSLVTCWRENR, from the coding sequence TTGCGCATCGTTAAAATCCTGCTGGCGCTGCTCGCGATCGTGGTTCTCATGCCCTATGTGATCACGCCGTTCTACCGCATTGGCCATCCGGTTTCGACGCTGATGGCCTGGCGCAGCTTGCGCGGCGCGCCGATGCAGCGGGAGTGGATCGATCTGGCTGATATGTCGCCCTATCTGCCGCGCGCAGTGGTGGCGGCCGAGGACGCCCATTTCTGCAAGCATCACGGCATCGATTGGGGCGCGCTACGCGAGGCCATCGACGACGCCAGGGAGGACGGCACCGCTTTCCGGGGCGCCTCCACCATCACCCAGCAGGTGGCGAAGAACCTGTTCCTCTGGCAGGGCCGGGATTTCGTCCGCAAGGCGCTGGAATTCCCGCTGGCGCTGTGGATCGACCTCGTCCTGCCCAAGGCGCGGATCCTGGAAATTTACCTCAACATCGCCGAACTCGGCCCCCAGGGCCAGTTCGGGGTGGAGGCGGCCAGCGCCTATGCCTTCGGCAAATCGGCCGAGAACCTCTCCCCTCGGGAGGCCGCGCTTCTGGCCTCGATCCTGCCGAACCCGGTCAAACGCAGCGCCCGGACCCCCGGCCCGGGTGTCCGGCGGCTGGCGGCGACCTATATGGCGAGGGGGCAGGCGACCTCGCTTGTGACCTGCTGGCGGGAAAATCGCTGA